The following proteins come from a genomic window of Bradyrhizobium manausense:
- a CDS encoding aminotransferase class IV, with product MSVVWLNGSLVDQSDARVSVADRGFTLADGLFETIKAVGSRPFWLAEHFARLKAGAAEIGLAIPFSEDRIFDAADRLLAGVASEAQSALRLTVTRGAAARGLWPKDAAQQQPTCVLTVAPSVVMPPQAFVVCRSTCRNERSPLSRIKSLGYGDNILARREAIDRGADDAIMLNTKGHVACATVGNIFFRVDGRWVTPPRDDGILAGLARKRFIAELGAAESSVTTDMIRRSDAGFVCNSLGFSLIKSIDGRDQDQADLPTQAVYSP from the coding sequence ATGAGCGTGGTCTGGCTGAATGGAAGCCTTGTCGACCAGAGTGATGCCCGCGTATCTGTCGCAGATCGCGGCTTCACGCTGGCGGACGGCCTTTTCGAGACAATCAAGGCCGTCGGTTCAAGGCCATTCTGGCTGGCCGAGCATTTCGCGCGGTTGAAGGCCGGGGCCGCCGAGATTGGTCTGGCGATCCCCTTCAGTGAGGACCGCATTTTCGATGCGGCCGATCGCTTGCTGGCGGGCGTAGCCAGCGAGGCCCAGAGTGCACTCCGGCTGACGGTGACGAGAGGGGCCGCGGCAAGAGGGCTTTGGCCGAAGGACGCTGCTCAACAGCAACCGACCTGCGTTTTGACCGTTGCGCCAAGTGTCGTCATGCCTCCCCAGGCCTTCGTCGTCTGCCGCTCGACATGCCGGAACGAGCGCTCTCCGCTCTCGAGGATCAAGTCCTTGGGCTATGGCGACAATATTCTGGCCCGGAGAGAGGCCATCGACCGCGGCGCTGACGATGCGATCATGCTCAACACCAAAGGGCATGTCGCGTGCGCAACCGTTGGCAACATCTTCTTCAGGGTCGATGGCCGCTGGGTCACGCCGCCGCGAGATGACGGAATCCTGGCGGGGTTGGCGCGCAAGCGCTTCATTGCAGAACTCGGAGCCGCCGAATCGTCCGTAACCACCGACATGATTCGAAGATCGGATGCAGGTTTCGTTTGCAACAGTCTGGGCTTTTCGCTGATCAAGAGCATCGATGGGCGCGATCAAGATCAGGCTGATCTCCCTACCCAGGCCGTCTATTCGCCGTAG
- the pabB gene encoding aminodeoxychorismate synthase component I → MRLVVIDNYDSFTYNLVHLLAEICQEPPLVVKNDEISWDELKGEQFDGIVISPGPGRPDHPDDFGLCRDAIEEAEVPLLGVCLGHQGIAALSGGRVIRAPAPMHGRTSLVHHNDTGLFKGIKSPFKAARYHSLIAQRPLPSCLEATAWTEDGLIMGLAHRERPQWGVQFHPESIITEHGRKLLENFCSMIAPSERRLNGHGKSLNGCAHKLNGSAHRKELEASRKRTFWKELPREINMEDAFTSLFSDSPHAYWLDSSLVEQGRARWSYAGDASGPNAACLQYRCADQRLEISDRAGTHTKRTGIFEYLARIEPSRPEPAPPCPFVGGYVGWFGYELRNDCGSPTDRRAATPDAMFIYSDRFIAVDHVDKKTYVLAIDEPSNAERARKWIDHTIAAIERMAPSVIPEVQNIPNEPVKFYLDRDKETYLSDIRRCLDLIQQGETYQVCLTNELHCNSDVDPLTLYRTMRKVNPAPHAAFIKWPEGAVLSASPERFLSIDINGKVETKPIKGTIKRDQDPAKDDQLAEQLRTSEKDRAENVMIVDLLRNDLSRSCSPGSVRVPKLWDVESYRTVHQLVSTVTGTLAPSAGSVELIRNAFPGGSMTGAPKTRTLRFIDELEGRARGVYSGSLGWLGNDGAVDLSIVIRTIVASKGRLSMGVGGGVVAASTPEGEFDEMLLKAAASIKSVVTALTGGFSPDRYELVGADEAGSSAGAPN, encoded by the coding sequence ATGCGATTGGTGGTCATCGATAACTACGACTCGTTCACCTATAATCTCGTCCATCTCCTTGCCGAGATTTGCCAAGAGCCGCCGCTCGTCGTGAAGAACGACGAGATTTCGTGGGACGAGCTGAAGGGCGAGCAATTCGATGGAATTGTGATCTCGCCAGGTCCCGGGCGGCCAGATCACCCCGATGATTTCGGCCTCTGCCGGGATGCCATCGAAGAAGCCGAGGTCCCACTGCTTGGTGTGTGTCTCGGTCATCAAGGCATCGCCGCGCTGTCCGGCGGCCGGGTGATTCGAGCGCCCGCGCCGATGCACGGACGAACGTCTCTCGTTCATCACAACGACACCGGGCTCTTCAAAGGGATCAAATCTCCCTTCAAGGCAGCTCGCTATCATTCGCTGATCGCACAGCGACCGCTGCCTTCGTGCCTGGAGGCAACGGCCTGGACGGAGGACGGCTTGATCATGGGGCTCGCCCATCGCGAGCGGCCGCAATGGGGTGTTCAGTTCCACCCCGAGTCCATCATCACCGAGCATGGGCGAAAACTGCTGGAAAATTTCTGCTCGATGATCGCTCCGTCAGAACGTCGATTGAACGGGCACGGCAAATCATTGAACGGTTGCGCACATAAACTGAATGGCTCTGCTCACAGGAAAGAGCTGGAAGCTTCCCGCAAGCGAACATTCTGGAAGGAACTTCCGCGTGAGATCAACATGGAGGACGCGTTCACGTCGCTGTTCTCCGATTCCCCACATGCCTATTGGCTCGACAGCAGTCTCGTCGAACAAGGCCGAGCTCGCTGGTCCTATGCGGGTGACGCGTCGGGTCCGAACGCGGCCTGCCTCCAGTATCGATGCGCGGATCAGCGCCTCGAAATATCCGACCGTGCCGGCACCCATACCAAGCGCACTGGAATTTTCGAGTACCTCGCGCGGATAGAACCCAGCCGCCCCGAGCCAGCTCCGCCCTGTCCGTTCGTCGGCGGCTATGTCGGATGGTTCGGCTACGAGCTTCGGAACGACTGCGGTTCGCCGACAGATCGGCGCGCAGCGACGCCAGACGCGATGTTCATCTATTCGGACCGCTTCATCGCCGTCGATCATGTCGACAAGAAAACTTATGTTCTTGCCATCGACGAGCCATCCAACGCGGAGCGGGCGAGAAAGTGGATCGATCACACCATCGCGGCGATCGAACGGATGGCGCCCTCGGTGATACCCGAGGTTCAGAACATACCAAACGAGCCGGTCAAGTTTTACCTGGACCGGGACAAGGAGACGTATCTCTCCGACATCCGCCGCTGCCTCGATCTGATACAGCAAGGCGAGACCTATCAGGTCTGCCTGACGAACGAGTTGCATTGCAACTCCGACGTGGACCCTTTGACGCTCTATCGAACCATGAGGAAGGTCAATCCTGCTCCTCATGCCGCCTTCATCAAGTGGCCTGAAGGCGCCGTCCTGAGCGCATCGCCTGAGCGCTTCCTCTCGATCGACATCAACGGGAAGGTCGAGACGAAGCCGATCAAGGGCACGATCAAGCGCGACCAGGATCCGGCCAAGGACGATCAACTCGCGGAGCAATTGAGAACGAGCGAGAAGGATCGCGCAGAAAACGTCATGATCGTCGATCTGCTGCGAAACGATCTGTCGCGCAGCTGCAGCCCCGGTAGCGTTCGCGTGCCGAAGCTGTGGGATGTTGAATCCTACCGCACGGTTCATCAGCTGGTCAGTACCGTGACGGGGACGCTCGCACCATCGGCCGGCTCGGTGGAGTTGATCCGGAATGCATTCCCGGGCGGCTCGATGACGGGCGCGCCGAAGACCCGGACCCTGCGGTTCATCGACGAACTGGAAGGACGGGCGAGAGGGGTCTACTCGGGCTCGTTGGGCTGGCTGGGCAATGATGGCGCGGTCGATCTGAGCATTGTGATACGAACGATCGTTGCCAGCAAAGGGCGCCTATCGATGGGCGTTGGAGGCGGCGTCGTGGCGGCCTCGACGCCGGAGGGAGAGTTCGACGAAATGCTCCTGAAGGCGGCGGCCTCGATCAAATCCGTCGTCACGGCGCTCACCGGCGGATTTAGTCCGGACCGATACGAGCTTGTCGGTGCGGACGAAGCAGGCAGCTCGGCGGGAGCTCCGAACTGA
- a CDS encoding 4'-phosphopantetheinyl transferase family protein: protein MIEQLLPDGVVVVETFEDVAGEQCFPGEESLVANAVETRRREFITARRCARDALAKLGHAPVPIRAGPKREPLWPVGVVGSITHTTGFRAAAVASQDVLASIGIDTERNERMPDGVEETITVAREPEMLAALSRTFPAIHWGRLLFSAKESVYKAWYPLTGRWLGFEDARLTIDPMGSFAAALLIDGTRTDGELPLVALRGRFIVAHGLIATAVTVPSNPRAA, encoded by the coding sequence ATGATCGAACAGCTGTTGCCCGACGGCGTCGTGGTGGTCGAGACTTTCGAGGATGTGGCAGGGGAGCAATGTTTCCCGGGAGAAGAGTCTCTCGTTGCGAACGCCGTCGAAACCCGTCGCCGTGAGTTCATTACAGCACGACGCTGCGCCCGCGATGCGCTCGCCAAGCTTGGGCACGCACCGGTTCCAATCCGAGCGGGCCCGAAACGCGAGCCGCTATGGCCCGTGGGCGTGGTCGGCAGCATCACGCATACCACCGGATTCCGGGCTGCCGCGGTCGCCTCCCAGGACGTGCTTGCGAGCATCGGCATCGATACCGAGCGGAACGAGCGGATGCCCGACGGGGTCGAGGAAACCATTACCGTCGCGCGAGAGCCCGAGATGCTTGCCGCATTATCGCGCACATTTCCGGCGATTCATTGGGGTCGGCTTTTGTTCAGCGCGAAGGAGTCGGTCTACAAGGCCTGGTACCCTCTGACTGGACGCTGGCTCGGCTTCGAAGATGCACGACTGACGATCGATCCGATGGGCTCTTTCGCTGCAGCCCTGCTCATCGATGGAACCCGGACCGACGGTGAGCTGCCGCTCGTCGCGTTGCGCGGCCGTTTCATAGTTGCACACGGTCTCATCGCAACCGCAGTGACCGTGCCTTCCAATCCCAGGGCAGCTTGA
- a CDS encoding metallophosphoesterase family protein has translation MPGSLFATSDLHGSFSENKRIIDEMRPESPDDWLVVAGDVDDTFSKIETTLSLLRSRYAKVIWTPGNHDLWTLRDDPVQLRGVARYDALVQMCRYNDILTPEDEYAVWPDPSGPVTIVPMFLLYDHSWLAPGTTTKKESLDYAHETGVVCADEVLLHPSPYPDRESWCSARLEDTERRLLALGPDVKTILVGHWPLIRQPTQALRFPEFAQWCGTTRTADWHLRFRASVVVYGHLHIPRTAYYDGVRFEEVSIGYPREWSRRSKPPTPRKVLPA, from the coding sequence GTGCCAGGATCCCTGTTTGCGACCAGTGATCTTCACGGCTCATTCTCGGAGAACAAGCGCATCATCGACGAAATGCGTCCGGAATCGCCTGACGACTGGTTGGTCGTCGCCGGTGACGTGGACGATACGTTCAGCAAGATCGAGACAACGCTTTCGCTGTTGCGAAGCCGGTATGCGAAAGTCATTTGGACGCCCGGAAACCACGATTTGTGGACCCTGCGCGACGACCCCGTCCAGCTACGCGGCGTGGCCCGTTATGACGCTTTGGTTCAGATGTGCCGGTACAACGACATTCTGACGCCAGAGGACGAGTATGCGGTCTGGCCGGACCCCAGCGGCCCTGTAACAATCGTGCCGATGTTCCTGCTCTATGACCATTCCTGGCTCGCCCCCGGGACGACAACAAAAAAGGAGTCGCTGGACTACGCGCACGAGACCGGGGTGGTCTGCGCCGACGAGGTGCTGCTGCATCCATCTCCCTATCCGGACCGGGAATCGTGGTGTAGCGCGCGGCTGGAAGACACCGAACGCCGGTTGCTCGCCCTGGGGCCCGACGTGAAGACGATCCTCGTCGGGCACTGGCCGCTCATCCGCCAGCCGACGCAGGCGCTGCGCTTTCCCGAGTTCGCGCAATGGTGCGGGACGACCCGGACCGCCGACTGGCATCTCCGCTTTCGTGCCAGCGTGGTCGTCTACGGTCATCTGCATATCCCGCGGACGGCCTATTATGATGGCGTCCGGTTTGAGGAGGTCTCGATCGGCTACCCCCGTGAGTGGAGCAGGCGCAGCAAACCGCCAACGCCAAGGAAGGTGCTGCCGGCATGA